From one Bifidobacterium sp. WK012_4_13 genomic stretch:
- a CDS encoding cysteine desulfurase family protein, with protein MAGNASWEASDAHDSYAADEAMYLDAASTVAVSPSVIKAMLPFWLSDYANPSSVHAYGKSAAESLENARRIFASDLGAPAHEVIFTSGGTESDNLAIKGMAMALRSAQISDGDTATPRGDRTRRNHIAISAIEHPAIMESAQWMSRYFGFQIDALPVDSSGRVDVEAYETIVSHRTALVSVALANNEVGTMQPISELARIAHLNGALMHTDAVQAAGHVPIDMASLGADAMSVSGHKFGTPKGMGALILRSAAPYEPLISGGGQESGRRSGTQDVAGAVGMAVALHESVQRMRSVGEQIAESRDMLISAVLEAIPEARLTGAREPSQRLPGHASFVFPRVLGEALLVDLDTAGIMCSSGSACSDARDVAPRTLMAMGYDEQTAKTSIRMTFQTPLEPGQIRRIVHVLDSSYHRLAG; from the coding sequence ATGGCAGGGAATGCGTCCTGGGAGGCGTCGGATGCTCATGATTCATATGCTGCAGATGAGGCCATGTATCTGGATGCCGCCTCGACCGTGGCTGTGTCGCCAAGCGTCATCAAGGCGATGCTCCCATTCTGGCTGAGCGATTATGCGAATCCTTCAAGCGTCCATGCCTATGGGAAGTCAGCTGCCGAATCTCTGGAGAATGCAAGAAGGATATTCGCAAGCGACTTGGGTGCGCCAGCTCATGAAGTGATTTTCACATCGGGTGGCACGGAGTCGGATAACTTGGCGATCAAAGGCATGGCCATGGCTCTGCGCTCTGCGCAGATCTCCGATGGCGACACAGCCACTCCTAGAGGCGACCGCACCCGACGAAATCACATTGCAATCTCTGCCATCGAGCATCCTGCCATAATGGAGTCCGCACAGTGGATGTCTCGGTATTTCGGTTTCCAGATCGATGCGCTGCCTGTCGACTCGTCTGGACGGGTTGATGTGGAAGCATATGAGACGATCGTTTCACATCGCACCGCATTGGTGAGTGTCGCCTTGGCCAACAACGAAGTGGGAACGATGCAGCCAATTTCGGAGCTTGCGCGAATAGCCCATCTCAATGGTGCCTTGATGCATACCGACGCCGTTCAGGCCGCCGGCCATGTTCCCATAGACATGGCTTCCCTTGGCGCTGATGCAATGAGTGTTTCCGGTCATAAATTCGGCACTCCGAAGGGCATGGGAGCTCTTATCCTGCGTTCGGCAGCGCCATATGAACCCCTTATCTCGGGTGGAGGGCAGGAGTCAGGCCGCCGTTCAGGGACTCAGGACGTCGCAGGAGCCGTCGGCATGGCGGTCGCGCTTCACGAATCTGTGCAGCGCATGAGATCCGTTGGCGAACAGATCGCGGAATCGCGCGACATGCTCATCTCGGCGGTTCTCGAAGCCATCCCCGAGGCCCGGCTGACCGGTGCCCGAGAGCCTTCGCAGCGACTTCCGGGCCATGCGTCCTTCGTCTTTCCCCGTGTCTTGGGCGAGGCACTCCTCGTGGATTTGGACACGGCAGGAATCATGTGCTCCAGCGGATCGGCATGCTCCGATGCACGCGACGTGGCACCGCGCACCTTGATGGCAATGGGATATGACGAGCAGACCGCGAAGACATCGATCAGGATGACATTCCAGACACCATTGGAACCAGGACAGATACGGAGAATCGTTCATGTGCTGGATTCCTCCTACCATAGGCTCGCAGGGTAG
- a CDS encoding TetR/AcrR family transcriptional regulator, with the protein MTSFQRREQLLAIGRSLFAEHGFESTSVEEIASKAKVSKPIVYEHFGGKEGLYAVVVDREMQSLTNALTEALSDAEGHPRQIVEKTALALLTYIEEHTEGFKILARDSPTTDPASSFSSLLGEVSMRVEEILSEQFHRRRISTKGSPFYAQMLVGLTVFTGQYWADSRKASKEQLAAYIVNLAWNGLSRLESKPTLRYVGKHAKSPRSKKDDDRLDSDKGPQRILEDVNESPDDDALESEHPNDDDKS; encoded by the coding sequence ATGACTTCTTTTCAGCGCCGGGAGCAGCTTCTGGCCATCGGCAGGTCGTTATTCGCAGAACATGGCTTCGAGTCGACGAGCGTCGAGGAAATAGCTTCGAAGGCCAAGGTGAGCAAGCCGATAGTGTACGAGCATTTCGGCGGCAAGGAGGGCCTGTATGCCGTTGTTGTGGATAGAGAGATGCAATCCCTGACGAATGCGTTGACAGAGGCTCTGAGCGATGCCGAGGGCCATCCACGTCAGATCGTCGAGAAGACCGCGCTGGCTCTGCTCACCTATATAGAGGAGCACACCGAGGGATTCAAGATTCTTGCACGCGACTCCCCTACAACCGACCCTGCCAGTTCCTTCAGCTCGCTGCTGGGAGAGGTGAGCATGCGTGTCGAGGAAATTCTGAGCGAGCAGTTTCATCGTCGCAGGATATCCACGAAAGGCAGTCCGTTCTATGCCCAGATGCTGGTTGGGCTCACCGTGTTCACTGGGCAGTACTGGGCCGATAGCCGCAAGGCAAGCAAGGAGCAGCTTGCCGCTTATATCGTCAATCTTGCATGGAATGGCCTATCCCGTCTGGAATCAAAACCGACGCTTCGATATGTGGGCAAGCACGCAAAGTCTCCACGATCCAAGAAGGATGATGACAGGCTCGACTCCGATAAGGGCCCACAAAGAATCCTCGAAGACGTGAATGAATCTCCAGATGATGACGCCTTGGAATCCGAGCATCCGAACGATGACGACAAGAGCTGA
- the ftsY gene encoding signal recognition particle-docking protein FtsY yields MDTTSVIYIVIGLAILLIAVVVAALIIRRAGVRRRGASASGVSRETEAGTQGTSPDVEHAVVLTASQSETETVPASSIPTAGQDTRPSSPLQAPESSSSRLVRLRARLSKSANPLGKALLTILSKSHLTEGDWEDVEDTLLLADVGAETSAHLVEQLKSDVRVQGEADHAAVREMLRNRLLAIVDAGMDRTLFAERAEMQRSDAPKPSVIIMVGVNGTGKTTTAGKLARLFVAEGKSVMMAAADTFRAAAADQLETWGNRVGVSVIRSDQDGADPASVAFEAAHEAQDKNVDVLVVDTAGRLQNKANLMQELGKIRRVVEKTAKVDEVLLVLDATTGQNGMAQAKVFAEAIGITGIVLTKLDGSAKGGIVISVQQELGVPVKLVGLGEGPDDLTVFDPPAFVEGILASS; encoded by the coding sequence ATGGATACAACTTCAGTAATTTACATTGTCATCGGGCTGGCGATACTGCTTATCGCAGTCGTCGTTGCAGCGCTGATCATCAGACGCGCCGGAGTCAGACGGCGTGGCGCGAGCGCATCAGGTGTTTCACGTGAAACCGAGGCTGGGACGCAGGGCACTTCGCCGGATGTTGAGCATGCGGTGGTTTTGACCGCATCTCAATCGGAGACAGAGACCGTTCCAGCGTCGTCGATACCAACGGCAGGTCAAGACACACGACCATCCTCGCCGCTTCAGGCTCCTGAGTCATCGTCGTCGAGGCTCGTGCGCCTCAGAGCGAGACTTTCGAAAAGCGCAAATCCGCTTGGCAAGGCGCTGCTCACCATTCTTTCCAAGAGTCATCTGACCGAAGGCGATTGGGAGGATGTCGAGGACACGCTGCTGCTGGCCGATGTCGGTGCCGAAACGAGCGCTCACCTTGTCGAGCAGCTGAAATCCGATGTGCGCGTGCAGGGTGAGGCCGATCATGCGGCCGTGCGTGAAATGCTCAGAAATCGTCTGCTTGCAATAGTCGACGCAGGGATGGATCGTACGCTTTTCGCTGAGCGAGCCGAGATGCAGCGATCTGATGCGCCAAAGCCATCCGTGATCATCATGGTGGGCGTCAACGGAACCGGAAAGACGACGACCGCCGGGAAGCTTGCACGGCTTTTCGTCGCCGAGGGCAAGTCGGTGATGATGGCCGCCGCGGATACCTTCCGAGCCGCCGCCGCGGACCAGCTTGAGACATGGGGCAACCGTGTCGGAGTGAGTGTGATTCGCAGCGACCAGGACGGTGCGGATCCGGCGTCGGTGGCCTTCGAAGCCGCGCACGAGGCGCAGGACAAGAATGTCGACGTGCTTGTGGTCGACACTGCAGGTCGTCTCCAGAACAAGGCCAATCTGATGCAGGAGCTGGGTAAGATCCGTCGAGTCGTGGAGAAGACGGCGAAGGTCGATGAAGTACTGCTTGTATTGGATGCGACGACAGGCCAGAATGGCATGGCTCAGGCGAAGGTGTTCGCTGAGGCCATCGGAATCACCGGCATAGTATTGACCAAGCTCGATGGCTCGGCGAAGGGAGGCATCGTCATCTCGGTGCAACAGGAGCTCGGAGTTCCTGTGAAGCTTGTCGGATTGGGCGAAGGTCCCGACGACCTGACCGTTTTCGACCCGCCCGCGTTTGTTGAAGGTATCCTTGCAAGCAGTTGA
- a CDS encoding ammonium transporter, which translates to MDTGNAAWMLTSASFVFLMTPAVAFFYGGMVRAKAILNMLMLSVGALAVTGIVWTLWGWSIAYAGTDIGGIFGDPATGFLLKDTMVSTDGVFGSVSTKGASYPPSIDVAFQVTFAMITVALISGALAERIKFSTWMIFVALWITFDYAPMAHMVWNGGLLSPDGAISQAIGAHAHDFAGGTVVHINAAIAALVIVLIIGKRKGFAKEPFRPHNVPFVMLGAFLLWFGWFGFNAGSAFGANGTAGYAWVSTTAATSAATLGWLFTEKIRSGHYTAIGAASGMVAGLVAITPAADVVSPFWAMVLGLIAGIVCCFACGLKFKFGYDDSLDVVGVHGVGGVTGTVLIGFFGEGTGLFAGGDFKQLLVQIVIALVAIIFSAVVTAIIAFALEKTIGWRVTEAQEVSGVDLADQGERAYDFAGTASSILKEVK; encoded by the coding sequence ATGGACACTGGAAACGCAGCATGGATGTTAACGTCCGCGTCCTTTGTATTCCTCATGACGCCAGCAGTGGCGTTCTTCTATGGAGGTATGGTCCGCGCAAAGGCAATTCTGAACATGCTCATGCTCTCGGTAGGCGCATTGGCGGTTACCGGAATCGTATGGACCCTATGGGGTTGGTCGATTGCATATGCAGGTACTGACATCGGTGGGATTTTTGGCGACCCTGCCACCGGGTTCCTGCTTAAGGATACGATGGTCTCGACGGACGGCGTCTTTGGATCGGTGAGCACCAAGGGAGCCTCGTACCCACCGAGCATTGACGTCGCCTTCCAGGTAACGTTCGCAATGATTACCGTGGCCCTGATTTCCGGTGCTCTTGCAGAGCGCATAAAGTTCAGCACCTGGATGATATTCGTCGCCCTATGGATCACATTCGACTATGCACCGATGGCGCACATGGTCTGGAATGGCGGTCTGCTTTCTCCAGATGGCGCGATCTCACAGGCGATCGGTGCGCATGCCCACGATTTCGCAGGCGGCACCGTTGTCCATATCAATGCTGCAATAGCGGCTCTGGTCATCGTCCTTATCATTGGCAAGCGCAAGGGCTTCGCCAAGGAGCCATTCCGTCCCCACAACGTCCCATTCGTCATGCTTGGCGCATTCCTCCTGTGGTTTGGCTGGTTTGGATTCAATGCAGGTTCCGCATTCGGTGCGAATGGCACCGCGGGCTATGCCTGGGTCTCCACGACGGCGGCGACATCCGCCGCAACCTTGGGCTGGCTCTTCACGGAAAAGATTCGTTCGGGGCACTACACGGCAATTGGCGCGGCGTCGGGCATGGTCGCAGGCTTGGTCGCCATCACTCCTGCCGCTGATGTGGTATCACCGTTCTGGGCCATGGTCCTCGGACTCATCGCAGGCATCGTCTGCTGCTTCGCATGCGGACTCAAGTTCAAGTTCGGCTACGATGACTCGCTCGACGTCGTCGGCGTGCACGGTGTAGGTGGCGTCACGGGAACCGTCCTTATCGGCTTCTTCGGCGAAGGCACGGGTTTGTTCGCGGGTGGCGACTTCAAGCAGCTGCTCGTTCAGATTGTGATCGCATTGGTTGCGATCATCTTCTCCGCAGTCGTTACGGCGATCATCGCCTTCGCTCTCGAGAAGACCATTGGATGGCGCGTTACCGAAGCCCAGGAAGTCAGCGGTGTCGACTTGGCTGATCAGGGCGAGCGTGCCTACGATTTCGCTGGGACTGCCAGCTCGATACTCAAGGAGGTGAAGTGA
- a CDS encoding P-II family nitrogen regulator, whose protein sequence is MKLITGIIQPHKLDDVKEALSASGVHGLTVSEANGYGRQRGHTEIYRGAEYTVDLIPKVRIEVIADDADAETLVDVIVKAAATGTIGDGKVWVSALESVTRVRTGETGSAAI, encoded by the coding sequence ATGAAGCTTATAACAGGAATCATTCAGCCACATAAGCTTGATGACGTGAAAGAGGCATTGTCTGCTTCTGGGGTCCATGGTCTTACTGTTTCGGAGGCCAACGGATACGGCCGTCAGCGAGGACACACCGAGATCTATCGCGGTGCGGAATATACGGTCGATCTCATTCCAAAGGTGCGTATCGAGGTCATCGCGGACGACGCTGATGCGGAGACGCTTGTGGACGTCATCGTCAAGGCGGCGGCGACCGGCACCATCGGCGATGGCAAGGTCTGGGTTTCGGCTCTCGAATCGGTGACACGGGTTCGTACCGGCGAGACTGGCTCCGCAGCCATATGA